One stretch of Glycine soja cultivar W05 chromosome 7, ASM419377v2, whole genome shotgun sequence DNA includes these proteins:
- the LOC114419143 gene encoding uncharacterized protein At4g15970-like encodes MPLQRTTLPSSNRRRLFRHSAANSPAAALMSPESTATALNLRRILGAALLFFLVSLSCVLLFRNAYYSVFVSSNPLSRFTTVFPPNDSAAVTNEYSLENILSEAAMQDRTVILTTLNEAWAAPNSIIDLFLESFRIGDHTRRLLNHLVIIALDQKAFIRCQAIHTYCYLLVSEATDFHEEAYFMTPSYLKMMWRRIDFLRSVLEMGYNFVFTDADIMWFRDPFPRFHRDADFQIACDHFTGSFDDVQNRPNGGFNFVKSNNRSIEFYKFWYSSRETYPGYHDQDVLNFIKVDPFITDLGLRMKFLDTANFGGLCEPSRDLNKVCTMHANCCYGMDSKLHDLRIMLQDWKYYLTLSPSLKRLSIISWRVPQNCSLDSLKHDHGSPEKSVQEG; translated from the exons ATGCCTCTCCAACGCACGACGCTCCCTTCTTCCAACCGGCGACGGTTGTTCCGCCACTCCGCTGCTAACTCCCCCGCCGCCGCCCTCATGTCGCCGGAATCCACCGCCACCGCCCTTAATCTCCGGCGGATCCTCGGCGCTGCACTCCTCTTCTTCCTCGTCTCTCTCTCGTGCGTGCTGCTATTCAGAAACGCCTATTACTCTGTCTTCGTTTCCTCCAATCCCTTGTCTCGTTTCACCACCGTTTTTCCGCCCAACGATTCCGCAGCG GTAACCAATGAATATTCACTTGAAAATATTCTGAGTGAGGCTGCTATGCAAGACAGAACTGTTATCTTGACAACATTAAATGAAGCATGGGCTGCACCAAATTCAATCATTGATCTATTCCTTGAGAGCTTTAGAATTGGAGATCATACACGCAGGCTCTTGAATCATTTAGTTATAATTGCTTTAGACCAGAAAGCATTTATACGCTGTCAGGCAATACACACCTATTGCTATTTGCTTGTCAGTGAAGCCACTGATTTTCATGAAGAGGCATACTTTATGACTCCTAGTTACTTGAAGATGATGTGGAGACGGATTGATTTCCTACGCTCTGTTCTAGAGATGGGGTACAATTTTGTGTTCACA GATGCTGATATCATGTGGTTTAGAGACCCATTTCCTCGGTTTCACAGGGACGCAGATTTCCAGATAGCATGTGATCATTTCACAGGCAGCTTTGATGATGTACAGAACAGACCCAATGGAGGGTTCAACTTTGTAAAGTCCAATAATAGGTCAATTGAGTTTTACAAATTCTGGTATTCTTCACGGGAAACCTATCCCGGATACCATGATCAGGATGTCCTCAATTTTATCAAGGTCGACCCTTTCATTACTGATCTAGGACTGAGGATGAAATTCTTGGATACAGCTAATTTTGGTGGGCTTTGTGAACCAAGTAGAGATTTAAATAAAGTTTGCACGATGCATGCAAATTGTTGCTATGGTATGGATAGCAAACTTCATGATCTTAGAATCATGCTTCAAGATTGGAAATATTATTTGACCTTATCTCCAAGTTTGAAGAGATTGTCAATTATTTCCTGGAGGGTTCCTCAGAATTGCAG CCTCGATTCTCTTAAGCATGATCATGGTTCTCCAGAAAAGAGTGTTCAAGAGGGTTGA